A window of Hymenobacter siberiensis genomic DNA:
GGGCATCAATGATGCCAACACTGGCCGTGGCTACGCCATTGAACGTCACGCGCGTAACGGCGGTGAAGTTGGTACCGGTCAGCACCACGCCGGAGGCAATGGGGCCGGTATTGGGTGCGAGGCTGACGAGCGTGGGGGTGGGCGGCGGCGTAACGCAGGTAGTGCTGAGCACGAAGTTGCCCGCAGCAATTGTCCCCGAACCCCGGTAGCCGCTCACAAACACGTAGTAAGTGGTACCAAAGGCGGAGTTAAACGTTACTGTCGAGGCCAGCGAGCTGGCGGCGCAGTTAGCAGCGTCATCATTGGCACCCACGCAGGTGTAGGCTCCACAAGTACCCGAGTACACAAACAGCTTGGAATCGAAATTGGTCGCAGCATTGCAGGTCGATACCGAGATACTGGCACCCGTGCCCACGATGCTGTAGAATATGCCCGCACCATCTACACTGATGGCGGTGCAATTGCCCGTGGGGTCGCCGGTGGCCGTAGAGCCGACGGTGGTGCCGGTAACGGACTGGCCGCAGGTCAGGGCAATGGCGTTGGCGCAGGCATCGTTAACCGGAGGCACCGTGAAAGCCGTGGTGGAAGTACCCGTGCCGCCCAGGGCCGTAACCGCGATGAAGCCAGTGGTGACGCCAGCCGGCGCAGTCACCGAAATCTGGGTAGCCGACGTCACCGTGAAGGTGGGGGCTACCGTGCCGTTGAAGGTTACCTGCGTAGCGCCGGTGAAGTTGAGGCCCGTGATAACCACCACGGTACCCGCGACGCCGTTGGTGGGCGTGAAGGAGGTAATAACCGGCGCCGGAATTACGACGAAGCTGGTAGTTGAAACGCCGGTGCCAACGGGCGTCGTCACGGCAATGGGGCCGGTGGTAGCACCTGCTGGCACGGTGGCCGTAATCTGGGTGCTCGACACCACCGTGAATGCCGTTGCGCTGGTGGTGTTGAATCGCACCTGCGAAGCCAGCGTGAAATCGGTGCCGGTGATGGTGACTACCGTGCCCACCGCGCCGGTAGTGGGCGTGAAGCTGATGACAACGGGCGGCGCGCCTACCACAAACGGCGTAGCCGAAGTAGCCGTGCCCGTTGGGGCCGTGATGGTGATGGGGCCGGTGGTGGTGCCGGCGGCCACGATAGCCGTGAGCTGCGTAGCCGAAACCACCGTGAAGCTAGCGGCGGCCGTGCCATTGAAGGCCACGGCCGTAACGCCGGTGTAGTTCGAGCCCAACACCGTTACCACCGTGCCAGCCAGGCCGCCGGTGGGCGTAAAGCTGGAAATAGTGGGGCCGAGAGCTGGCGTGGTGATGGTGAAGTTGGTGTTCGAGATATCGAAGAAGTAGTTATCGGCGGCTTCTACCATGATGCGTGCCTGCGTCTGGTCAGCCGTTGGGCTTGGGGCAATTACGATGGCCGAACCGTTGTTGGGCACGGCGGCGGCCAGTACGGTTGGATAGGTCAGGCCGCCATCGAGGCTCAGGCGGATGTTTACCGTGGCGCAGCTAACGGGGGCATTGGTGGTGCCGGCCACATCCCAGGTTACGGTTTGGGCCGCGCCGCCCGTCCAGGTTACGGCCGTGTTGGGGGCCTGCACTACGAAGGGGCCGGCGGTGCTGCTCACGCTCAGGCTCACCAGCGAGCTGTAGTTGACGCCGCCGATAACCCCGGCGGGGCCGCTGTGCTCGTCGCGGACCGTGCAGCGGAATGCCAGCGTGCGCGTCACGGTGGGCAAGCGCTCGCCGATGACGGTGTTGTTGTTCAGCAGGTCGGTCAGGCGCGGGAAGTAGCGGGTACCACTGGTGAGGGGCACGAAGGAGCGAAACAGGGGCACGTTCTGGGCGGCTACCTGGGCATCGTTGGGCGCCTGCTGGGCACCGAGGTCCAACTCTTCCCACAGGTAGGTCAGGGCATCGTTTTCGGCGTCGGTGGCCGTGGCCGTCAGTTTGAAAGGCGTGCCAATGGGCAGGGTTTTGCCGCCGGCCGGGGCCGTCACCGTAGGCGCGGTGTTGCCGGTAGCCGTGGTGGTGCTGCACGTCGTGCCATCAATAAAGACGCGCATCTCCTGGTAATTACCCGTGTGGAAAGTGGGGTCTGAGTTGGGCTGCAGGTTGTTGGTTGTGGTGCAGATGCCGGCATACGCCATGATGGTCGTACCCGAACCGGGCTCCCAGGCCGTGGTGGCGTTGCGGTTGCCGCCGGCGCAGCTGCCCGCGTTGCCGTTGAAGGGGTGGTTGCCAGAAAACTGGTGGCCCATTTCGTGGGCTACGTAGTCGATATCGAAGGCATCGCCCACGGGGCTGGGCGAACCCGTGACGCCCTGCGCCTTGCGAGCGCCGCACACCACCCCCAGCCCGGCTACGCCACCGCCACCGGTGCTCACAACGTGGCCGATGTCGTAGTTGGCATTGCCAATGATGGCATCAACGTTGGACTGGTTTTGCGACAGCATGGCGCTGCCGCTGTTATTCGTGTAGGCCGTGGGCGGCTGCGTGCCGGTACCGCTCAGAAATACCAGCTGACTGTTGTTGGCCACCAGTACCATGCGTACCGCCAACTCCTTCTCATACACGCCCACCACGCGGTTCACGGTGGCTACTTCGCCGGCAATTACGCCGGCGGTAGTATTGCCCTTTGTAAGCGCATATTCGGGCGTGTTGGCCAGGGCCAGGCGGTAGGTGCGCAGCTGCGGACCGGTAGAAAATGCCGTGGCACCATTGCCCGCAGCAGCCCCGGCCAGGCGAGTGGCAGCCGCTTGCTTATCGGCGGGAGTTGGCTGAAAATCGCAGCTGGGAATAGGACCCGCGGCGGCGGCATTCCGGTTCATATCCGTCTTGTAGAAAGCGAGATAGTGCCGGGTATCGGTCCGGGTAACGGGGTCGATGTAGAAGCTTTTGCCGGCTCCGGTCAGCACCTGGGCATGAAAGCCCTGGGGCGACAAGTCGAGGCGCAGCGAGGCGGAGGCATCATCCAGGCCCACGCCGGCGTAGGTCTTGATGGCCGGGAACTGCGCGGCCAGCGCGGGGGCCATGATGGGGGCTTCGCGCAGCGCGAAACGACCGGTGCTGCCGTTGGGCAGCGGCAACGCCAGCACCAGCGGGGCGGCATCGGGGCGGGTTTCGAGCGGGGCCGTGGCCAGGGCCGCCCGCAGGCCGTTCACGTCCAGCGTAATGGGCTGCGAGTGGAACAGAGCCGCCGACAGTGGCGAGGCTGCCGCCGCGCTGCGGGCTTCGGCATCGGCCTGAAAAAACTGGGGAGTAACCTGTTGGGCCTGAGCCCCCAGGGTGAGGCCCAGGGCCAGCAGCAGGGTACCTATCCGGCCACTACCAGCGGCAGCAGTTGCGAGCCGTTGGGTATTCGGCCAGCTAAAGTAATGTTGTTTCATTAAAAGAGGGGTTGGTATGAATGGAGTAAATCTAAGGAATTACCCCTACTCAATGAGAAAATCAATCAGCTAACCGATTGATTTAGTATGCAATTCCTCCTCGAAGTGACGATGTTCAATCCTAGAACTTCCACCTGCATCAACCAAACGCAAAAAAAGCCTCTGGAAATACCAGAAGCTTTTTTGTTTAGTCAGCTGCCAACAGCTCGGCGGTTTGCTAGTTGCCGCGCAGGTAGCCCACCATCAGCTCGGCGGTTTTTTTGGCGGCCTGGTGCTGGCCCAGCTTTTCGCGCAGCTCGGCGTAGCCGGCTTTCATGCGGGCCAAGTAGGGGGCGTCGGTGAGCAGCGTGCGCAGCTCATCGAGCAGGTTGCGGGCCGTGAAATCGCCCTGAATCAGCTCGCGCACCACCTCACGGCCGGCAATGAGGTTCACCAGCGAAATGTAGGGCACCTTGATAACCATCTTGCCGATGGCATAGCTCAGCGAGCTGGTGCGGTAGCACACAATCTGGGGCACATCGAAGAGGGCGGTTTCGAGCGTGGCCGTGCCGCTGGTGACGAGGGCCGCCGTGGCGTGGCTGAGCAGGTCGAAGGTTTGGTCGAATACGAACCGGATGCCGTTGCGATGGAAATGCTTGTAGTAGTTAGCGTCGAGGTTGGTGACGCCGGCCACCACGAACTGATACTCCTGAAAACCCGGCAGAATGGCAATCATCTCGTGCAGCATCTCCTCGATTTCCTGCTTGCGCGAGCCCGGCAGCACGGCAATAATGGGCTTGTCGGGCTCCAGGCGGTTGCGCTCGTAGAAGTCGGTGGTGGGCTGAAACTCGGCCACGGCATCGGCCGTGGGATTACCGGGGTAGTCGACGAGGTAGTTGAATTTCTGGTAAAACTCTGTTTCGAAGGGCAGAATGACGAACATCTTGTCTACCCGGGCCTTCACCTGCTCGACGCGGCCCTGGTTCCAGGCCCATATTTTGGGCGAGATGTAGTAGAACACCTTGATGCCCTTGTCTTTGGCAATTTTGGCCATGCGCAGGTTGAAACCGGCGTAGTCCACCAGAATCAGGACATCGGGCTTATATACCAGCAAGTCCTGCTGGCACTGCTTGAGGTAGCCGCG
This region includes:
- a CDS encoding IPT/TIG domain-containing protein, giving the protein MKQHYFSWPNTQRLATAAAGSGRIGTLLLALGLTLGAQAQQVTPQFFQADAEARSAAAASPLSAALFHSQPITLDVNGLRAALATAPLETRPDAAPLVLALPLPNGSTGRFALREAPIMAPALAAQFPAIKTYAGVGLDDASASLRLDLSPQGFHAQVLTGAGKSFYIDPVTRTDTRHYLAFYKTDMNRNAAAAGPIPSCDFQPTPADKQAAATRLAGAAAGNGATAFSTGPQLRTYRLALANTPEYALTKGNTTAGVIAGEVATVNRVVGVYEKELAVRMVLVANNSQLVFLSGTGTQPPTAYTNNSGSAMLSQNQSNVDAIIGNANYDIGHVVSTGGGGVAGLGVVCGARKAQGVTGSPSPVGDAFDIDYVAHEMGHQFSGNHPFNGNAGSCAGGNRNATTAWEPGSGTTIMAYAGICTTTNNLQPNSDPTFHTGNYQEMRVFIDGTTCSTTTATGNTAPTVTAPAGGKTLPIGTPFKLTATATDAENDALTYLWEELDLGAQQAPNDAQVAAQNVPLFRSFVPLTSGTRYFPRLTDLLNNNTVIGERLPTVTRTLAFRCTVRDEHSGPAGVIGGVNYSSLVSLSVSSTAGPFVVQAPNTAVTWTGGAAQTVTWDVAGTTNAPVSCATVNIRLSLDGGLTYPTVLAAAVPNNGSAIVIAPSPTADQTQARIMVEAADNYFFDISNTNFTITTPALGPTISSFTPTGGLAGTVVTVLGSNYTGVTAVAFNGTAAASFTVVSATQLTAIVAAGTTTGPITITAPTGTATSATPFVVGAPPVVISFTPTTGAVGTVVTITGTDFTLASQVRFNTTSATAFTVVSSTQITATVPAGATTGPIAVTTPVGTGVSTTSFVVIPAPVITSFTPTNGVAGTVVVITGLNFTGATQVTFNGTVAPTFTVTSATQISVTAPAGVTTGFIAVTALGGTGTSTTAFTVPPVNDACANAIALTCGQSVTGTTVGSTATGDPTGNCTAISVDGAGIFYSIVGTGASISVSTCNAATNFDSKLFVYSGTCGAYTCVGANDDAANCAASSLASTVTFNSAFGTTYYVFVSGYRGSGTIAAGNFVLSTTCVTPPPTPTLVSLAPNTGPIASGVVLTGTNFTAVTRVTFNGVATASVGIIDAQTIAVTVPNGATTGNVVVYAGNGIASNGLLFTVTTPVPTISRIAPPSGPIGTTVTLTGSGFGGATSVTFNGVAATTFNVTSATSMTVVVPATATTGNVIVTTGGGASNGILFTVVPPAPTIASMTPSTGAVGTYVTITGTNLLGTTSITLNGVVIPTFTVVNGTTITFFVPAGATTGNVVVTTAGGPSATTNVYTVTIGLATAKVNQSEFSVWPNPVAGKFTLHVALTAPAAKASATLRNVLGQLVATRTFSGSTTELSTIGLATGTYLLTVQTEGSAPSIQRVVVE
- the lpxB gene encoding lipid-A-disaccharide synthase, coding for MKYYLIAGERSGDFHAANLMHELRQQDAEAQFRYWGGDMMQAEGGELVRHYQDLAIMGFLEAATSILKFRGYLKQCQQDLLVYKPDVLILVDYAGFNLRMAKIAKDKGIKVFYYISPKIWAWNQGRVEQVKARVDKMFVILPFETEFYQKFNYLVDYPGNPTADAVAEFQPTTDFYERNRLEPDKPIIAVLPGSRKQEIEEMLHEMIAILPGFQEYQFVVAGVTNLDANYYKHFHRNGIRFVFDQTFDLLSHATAALVTSGTATLETALFDVPQIVCYRTSSLSYAIGKMVIKVPYISLVNLIAGREVVRELIQGDFTARNLLDELRTLLTDAPYLARMKAGYAELREKLGQHQAAKKTAELMVGYLRGN